The following coding sequences lie in one Cyanobacterium sp. Dongsha4 genomic window:
- a CDS encoding NHLP bacteriocin export ABC transporter permease/ATPase subunit — MTEQTLLPEQILVKGNEPLLLNDPQTVWLVESGSVVLFSTLIEDDKPQDIRRYLFTAVEGEILLGVDFLSDEYGIIAVGLEETVLRKFSFQDFFEPLIQKTSDSDPNQDLKQITPLETWLHHWDEWLARQYVKITEFPLSLVTAEGSHFISLIEGQSLQARKEQVAWIDVRSGSFHWMGLEEIMLESNCSVFPLTPEMWLNTKEQTEIYTCPTSDLENCQDLSLSLNQFHRYLLHYLGLVVAKEQEENFQQFQQRQELNVQVTESALGGLKEVLHPEEVGFFQEGMPLLVAAGAIGRVQGITILPPAKSEDLSRIKDPLDAIARSSQFRTRRVLLMGEWWKQENGPLLAYTLEDDNPVALLPHQGNKYVLFDPITKTKTPVNEAIAETLSVEAYMFYRPLPTGITNFLEVFKFGIRGYEKDVIAIGIMGTVGTLMGMVTPQATNLLVNNAIPDSDRGLLWQIGLALFAAAFGQAAFQLAQGIFSLRVESAADGVLQPAVWDRLIKLSPAFFRKYATGDLLVRLLAVGQIRSQLSGATQRTLLSGIFALLNLGLMFIYSVKLALVAMGITLVAAIVTTVSSTMLVRRQRKTEELDGELNGLSIELINGVSKLRVAAAEERAFAAWAKKFGQRTKLMAGIQRINDSVTVVTEALPLMSSVLLFWFAIMFIQGAIAKGIPGGLNAGTFLAFNSAFGTFFSGVIDLSVTITDVLEIVPLWERAKPILDGKPEADVTSADPGRLTGRFTVDHVTFRYREDGPLILDDVTIEANPGEFIALVGPSGSGKSTIMRLLLGFETPIAGTIYYDGQDLAGLNPQAVRRQLGVVLQNGRIGAGSLFDNITSGALVTLDEAWEAARMAGFAEDIEQMPMGMHTVISEGGTNLSGGQRQRLLIARALVLKPKIIFLDEATSALDNRTQSIVTKSLDRMNATRVAVAHRLSTIRNADRIYVLEAGRVVQVGNFDQLIKEDGLFARLAARQLE; from the coding sequence ATGACAGAACAAACTTTATTACCCGAACAAATTTTAGTTAAAGGTAACGAACCTTTATTGTTAAATGATCCTCAAACCGTGTGGTTAGTGGAGTCAGGTTCAGTAGTATTATTTTCTACCCTGATTGAAGATGATAAGCCTCAAGATATTCGTCGTTATTTATTTACCGCCGTAGAGGGAGAAATTTTACTAGGAGTTGATTTTCTCTCGGATGAATATGGCATAATTGCGGTGGGTTTAGAGGAAACGGTTTTAAGAAAGTTCTCTTTTCAAGATTTTTTTGAACCCTTGATCCAAAAAACTTCTGATTCTGACCCCAATCAAGATCTAAAACAAATTACCCCATTAGAAACATGGTTACATCATTGGGATGAGTGGTTAGCCCGACAGTATGTAAAAATCACTGAATTTCCCTTAAGTTTGGTTACAGCCGAGGGTAGTCATTTCATTTCTTTAATTGAAGGACAAAGTCTTCAAGCTAGAAAAGAGCAGGTAGCTTGGATTGACGTTCGCTCAGGAAGTTTTCATTGGATGGGATTAGAGGAAATAATGCTTGAGTCGAATTGCTCTGTTTTTCCCCTTACTCCTGAAATGTGGTTAAATACAAAAGAACAGACGGAAATTTATACCTGTCCCACTTCTGATTTAGAAAATTGTCAAGATTTAAGTCTAAGTTTAAATCAATTTCATCGTTATTTATTGCATTACCTTGGTTTAGTTGTTGCCAAGGAACAAGAGGAGAATTTCCAACAGTTTCAGCAACGGCAGGAACTTAATGTTCAGGTGACAGAAAGTGCTTTGGGGGGATTAAAAGAAGTTTTACACCCTGAAGAGGTGGGCTTTTTCCAAGAGGGAATGCCTTTGTTAGTTGCGGCTGGGGCTATTGGCAGAGTTCAAGGAATTACAATTCTTCCTCCAGCTAAGTCAGAAGATTTGAGTCGGATTAAAGATCCCCTAGATGCGATCGCACGGTCTTCTCAATTTCGTACCCGTCGGGTGTTGTTAATGGGGGAATGGTGGAAGCAAGAAAATGGACCTCTTTTAGCTTATACCCTAGAAGATGATAATCCTGTGGCATTGCTACCCCATCAGGGTAATAAGTATGTTTTGTTTGACCCGATTACTAAAACTAAAACCCCTGTAAATGAGGCTATTGCTGAAACTTTATCGGTGGAAGCCTATATGTTTTATCGCCCTCTGCCTACGGGAATAACTAATTTTTTAGAGGTGTTTAAATTTGGTATTCGGGGTTATGAAAAAGACGTAATTGCCATTGGTATTATGGGTACTGTCGGTACTCTTATGGGGATGGTGACACCTCAAGCGACTAACCTTTTAGTTAATAATGCCATCCCTGACAGCGATCGAGGTTTGTTATGGCAAATTGGTTTGGCTTTATTTGCGGCGGCTTTTGGACAAGCGGCCTTCCAGTTAGCTCAAGGGATTTTTTCTTTAAGGGTAGAAAGTGCGGCCGATGGAGTTTTGCAACCTGCTGTATGGGATCGCTTAATTAAACTCAGTCCTGCTTTTTTCCGTAAATATGCCACAGGGGATTTATTGGTGCGTTTGTTGGCGGTGGGGCAGATTCGTTCTCAGTTAAGTGGGGCGACTCAACGTACTCTTTTAAGTGGTATTTTCGCCCTATTAAATTTAGGGTTAATGTTTATTTACAGTGTCAAATTAGCTTTAGTGGCAATGGGCATAACCCTTGTAGCGGCAATTGTTACCACTGTTTCTAGTACCATGCTTGTACGGCGACAAAGGAAAACAGAGGAGTTAGACGGGGAGTTAAATGGTCTCAGTATTGAGTTAATTAACGGAGTTTCAAAATTGAGGGTTGCGGCCGCCGAAGAAAGGGCTTTTGCGGCTTGGGCAAAAAAATTCGGTCAACGGACAAAGTTAATGGCTGGTATTCAAAGAATTAATGATAGTGTTACTGTAGTCACAGAAGCCTTACCCTTAATGAGTTCGGTATTATTATTTTGGTTTGCCATTATGTTTATTCAAGGTGCGATCGCAAAAGGCATACCGGGGGGCTTAAATGCGGGTACTTTCTTAGCTTTTAACTCTGCTTTTGGCACTTTTTTCAGTGGTGTAATCGATCTGAGTGTTACTATTACCGATGTCTTAGAAATTGTCCCTCTATGGGAAAGGGCAAAACCTATTTTAGACGGCAAACCCGAAGCAGACGTTACCAGCGCTGACCCTGGGCGTTTAACGGGACGTTTTACAGTGGATCATGTTACTTTTCGTTACCGTGAAGATGGCCCCTTAATTTTAGATGATGTCACCATTGAAGCAAACCCCGGAGAATTCATTGCTTTGGTAGGTCCTTCAGGTAGTGGTAAATCAACAATCATGCGTTTGTTACTTGGCTTTGAAACCCCTATAGCAGGAACAATCTATTATGATGGGCAAGATTTAGCAGGTTTAAATCCTCAAGCTGTCAGACGACAATTAGGGGTTGTTTTGCAAAATGGGCGTATCGGTGCAGGTTCTCTGTTTGATAATATTACTTCTGGAGCTTTAGTTACCCTTGATGAGGCTTGGGAAGCGGCAAGAATGGCAGGTTTTGCAGAAGATATTGAACAAATGCCAATGGGAATGCACACGGTTATTAGTGAGGGGGGAACAAACCTTTCTGGGGGGCAAAGACAAAGGCTTTTAATTGCCCGTGCTTTAGTGCTGAAACCAAAAATTATCTTCCTCGATGAAGCCACAAGCGCCCTTGATAATCGCACTCAATCCATTGTTACCAAAAGCCTCGATCGCATGAACGCCACTAGAGTAGCGGTAGCCCACCGTTTAAGCACCATCCGTAATGCCGATCGCATCTATGTTTTAGAAGCAGGGCGAGTGGTACAGGTGGGCAATTTTGATCAACTTATCAAAGAAGATGGATTATTCGCTAGACTTGCCGCCCGACAATTAGAGTAA
- a CDS encoding type II CAAX endopeptidase family protein: MLLSNIKNYPIVLRLGLFVLALLFIWSPFLLSTYYFLGAKDPNLTTIITMAILFVIFLFLVKFWGQFVYDKSNIFKSYGLVFSRTNFLFLIKGLIIGFISNWLLFGVEFLLGWVSFQSPSLPLIKLLTEGFISALGIGLAEELFFRGFLLWELERDFSLTFSASLNAFIFAFLHFIKPLPEVIRTSVTFPALVILGYILVLGKRSHLNLLGISIGIHSGLVWGYYIVNVGQMINYNDVVPSWITGIDKNPIAGVMGISFLLILLYSLKIDDKLRNKVKKDVNIN, translated from the coding sequence TTGCTTTTATCTAATATCAAAAATTATCCCATAGTTTTAAGGTTAGGGCTATTTGTCTTAGCCTTACTATTTATTTGGTCTCCTTTTTTACTCTCTACTTACTATTTTCTAGGAGCAAAAGATCCTAATTTAACTACTATTATAACTATGGCAATTTTATTTGTCATTTTTCTATTTTTGGTTAAGTTTTGGGGTCAATTTGTATATGATAAATCTAATATTTTTAAAAGTTATGGTTTAGTTTTTTCTCGCACCAATTTTCTTTTTCTAATCAAAGGTTTAATTATTGGTTTTATTTCTAATTGGCTATTATTTGGAGTTGAGTTTTTATTGGGGTGGGTAAGTTTTCAATCTCCTTCCTTACCCTTGATTAAACTATTAACAGAAGGATTTATAAGTGCTCTTGGGATTGGCTTGGCAGAAGAATTGTTTTTTCGAGGCTTTTTATTATGGGAATTGGAAAGAGATTTTTCCCTGACTTTTTCTGCTAGTTTAAATGCTTTTATTTTTGCCTTTTTACATTTTATTAAACCCCTGCCTGAAGTAATTCGTACCAGTGTTACTTTTCCTGCTTTGGTTATCTTAGGATATATTTTAGTATTAGGGAAGCGATCGCATCTTAACTTATTAGGTATTAGTATTGGTATTCATAGTGGTTTAGTGTGGGGTTACTATATTGTAAATGTAGGACAAATGATAAACTATAACGATGTAGTACCATCTTGGATAACAGGAATAGACAAAAATCCCATTGCAGGAGTTATGGGAATTAGTTTTTTATTGATATTATTATATAGTCTAAAAATAGATGATAAATTGAGAAATAAAGTTAAAAAGGATGTTAATATTAACTAA
- a CDS encoding NHLP bacteriocin system secretion protein, whose product MSKLFRQESLERLSSPERLDQLMQVINPKAWVPLTAMSSLVLVGGLWSVFGRIPLTVTGQGILVQPRRVVQVQALGQGRIITLNVKSGDVIKEGEILGTIDQSSLRQQIAQEKQKLADLLNQNQDTTQAEGLKRELERGTLEQRKDNLEKTLDRESIIPVLREENFALLEKNRINLQKSLENLETNVPLVRKRSITALEEQRKSLNERIRQINVLLPTLKERIESRRKLLEKQLITGDALLSAEQQLFENIASLSNLEAELSQLDVREAQIEREYLQGLDQINNLKSKLQEIEVQKTDMQRQYLESLNRLDDIQNKIDEVNSQIASIDQQKLESSFNRSNQVDEVKRKIAQLELQLADQGKIISKHHGKILELAIVPGQVIQSGTRVGSIEIDEEDSPLISVTYLADRDGQKVKEGMTVQVTPSLVKRERYGGILGKVTDVSDFPVTTQDMTAIIGNPELAQQLGQEKAPIQVFAELEKDPNTFSGYKWSSSKGPNEELSPGTTTTTRIQVGEVAPISYIIPLFRSWTGVY is encoded by the coding sequence ATGAGTAAACTATTCAGACAAGAATCTCTCGAACGTCTTTCTTCCCCAGAAAGATTAGACCAATTAATGCAGGTGATAAACCCCAAAGCATGGGTACCTTTAACCGCCATGAGTTCTTTAGTGTTAGTAGGAGGACTTTGGAGCGTTTTTGGTCGTATTCCCCTGACAGTAACAGGTCAAGGAATTTTAGTTCAACCTCGTCGTGTGGTTCAAGTTCAAGCCCTAGGGCAAGGAAGAATTATCACATTAAATGTTAAATCAGGAGATGTGATCAAAGAAGGAGAGATATTAGGCACTATAGACCAATCTTCTTTAAGACAACAAATCGCCCAAGAAAAACAAAAATTAGCCGATTTACTTAACCAAAATCAGGATACAACACAAGCAGAAGGATTAAAAAGAGAATTAGAAAGAGGAACTTTAGAACAAAGAAAAGATAACCTAGAAAAAACTCTCGATCGCGAATCTATCATACCTGTTTTACGGGAAGAAAATTTTGCATTATTAGAAAAAAACCGTATTAATCTACAAAAAAGTCTTGAGAACCTTGAAACAAACGTTCCTCTCGTGCGAAAAAGAAGCATTACAGCCCTTGAAGAACAAAGAAAGAGTTTAAATGAGCGTATTCGGCAAATTAATGTCCTGCTACCCACCCTCAAAGAAAGAATTGAAAGTCGCCGTAAACTTCTCGAAAAGCAATTAATTACAGGGGATGCCCTCTTAAGTGCGGAACAACAACTATTTGAAAATATTGCCTCATTATCTAACCTAGAAGCAGAATTAAGTCAACTTGATGTGAGAGAAGCCCAAATAGAACGAGAATATCTACAAGGTTTAGATCAAATCAATAATCTTAAAAGTAAGCTCCAAGAAATAGAAGTACAAAAAACAGATATGCAACGACAATATCTGGAAAGTCTCAATCGTCTTGATGATATTCAAAACAAAATAGATGAAGTTAACAGCCAAATAGCCAGTATAGATCAACAAAAACTAGAATCATCCTTTAACAGATCCAATCAAGTCGATGAAGTAAAGCGTAAAATAGCTCAATTAGAACTTCAATTGGCGGATCAAGGAAAAATTATCAGCAAACATCATGGCAAGATTTTAGAATTAGCCATAGTACCGGGTCAAGTAATTCAAAGTGGTACTCGTGTTGGCTCTATTGAAATCGATGAAGAAGACAGCCCCTTGATTAGCGTTACCTATCTTGCCGACAGAGACGGACAAAAAGTCAAAGAAGGAATGACAGTTCAAGTTACTCCTAGTCTCGTCAAAAGAGAAAGATACGGAGGAATTTTGGGCAAAGTAACCGATGTTTCAGATTTTCCCGTCACTACTCAAGATATGACTGCAATTATCGGTAATCCAGAATTAGCCCAACAATTAGGACAGGAAAAAGCACCCATACAAGTATTTGCTGAATTGGAAAAAGACCCTAACACTTTTAGTGGTTATAAATGGTCTTCTTCTAAAGGTCCCAATGAAGAATTATCCCCCGGCACTACAACCACAACTCGTATTCAAGTGGGAGAAGTTGCACCCATTTCCTACATTATTCCCCTATTTAGATCTTGGACGGGGGTTTATTAA
- a CDS encoding leucine-rich repeat domain-containing protein gives MSLIKKSLFIAGVIISPLIYSPTEVDAQNVNISFSQWCEQQSLSAETEKTINAITKALNVKNCAEAAEIAPRVFTLTIANQSISDLRPLKSFINLTDLNLYNNNIVDISPLQSMTNLKKVVLGHNPIQDLTPLKSLNNLEKLYISNINTNNFEAIKDLKKINTLYINQNKISDLKPLENLTNLQELYARDNKISDLKPLENLTNLEELSLDNNQISDLTPLAKLSKLEELSLNNNQVTEVGIKPLWDLKNLERVYLHQNPVARQFCPNNRDSLCFIGNR, from the coding sequence ATGTCCTTAATTAAAAAAAGTTTATTTATTGCCGGTGTAATTATTTCTCCTCTTATTTATTCACCGACAGAAGTTGATGCACAAAATGTAAACATCAGTTTTAGTCAATGGTGCGAACAACAATCTTTATCTGCTGAAACAGAAAAAACCATTAATGCAATCACTAAGGCTTTAAATGTAAAAAATTGTGCAGAAGCCGCCGAAATTGCCCCCAGAGTATTTACTTTAACTATAGCAAATCAAAGTATTTCCGACTTACGACCACTCAAAAGTTTTATCAATCTTACAGACTTAAACTTATACAATAACAATATTGTCGATATTTCTCCTCTACAATCGATGACCAATTTAAAGAAAGTAGTTTTAGGTCATAATCCCATTCAAGATTTAACCCCTTTAAAATCATTAAATAACCTCGAAAAATTATATATCAGCAATATTAATACTAATAATTTTGAAGCAATTAAAGACCTAAAAAAAATTAATACTTTATATATTAATCAGAATAAAATCAGTGATTTAAAACCACTAGAAAATTTAACTAACTTACAAGAATTATATGCTAGAGACAACAAAATTAGTGATTTAAAACCATTAGAAAATTTAACTAATTTAGAGGAATTATCTTTAGATAATAATCAAATTTCTGATTTAACTCCCTTAGCAAAACTGAGTAAACTAGAAGAATTATCCCTCAATAACAATCAAGTAACAGAAGTCGGAATCAAACCCCTATGGGATTTAAAAAATTTAGAAAGGGTATATCTACATCAAAATCCAGTAGCACGACAGTTCTGCCCCAACAACAGAGATAGTCTTTGTTTCATCGGTAATAGATAA
- a CDS encoding FAD/NAD(P)-binding oxidoreductase, which produces MEHQTYSHQIVIVGGGSGGITTAAQLLLKDKNLDIAVIEPSEKHYYQPGWTLASGGLIDPDKIIHDKKKVMPKQVHWIKEFVAKFNPDNNSLITRQGTVVKYQYLILCPGCQLDLHLIKGLKETLGKNGVTSNYAGLGGYSWKLIDNFKGGTAIFTYPNTPIKCGGAAQKVMYMADATFKKKSGVGVNSEVMFCTAGTRMFGVKEYSDVLDEVVERQGIEVKYQHNLKEIKADTKEAIFDVITANGTKEVIIEYDILHVAPPMSAPNFIKESPFAQENDGIQGGWVDVDKYTLQHLQYPNVFGLGDASSLPTSKTAAAVRGQVPIVVENLLSLMKSQPLKAKYDGYTCCPIITSYNSVVLAEFNYEGEPISSFFIDLAKERYSMFLVKRYLLPWLYWNRMLKGKPFETSILKKLGLLK; this is translated from the coding sequence ATGGAACATCAAACCTATTCTCATCAAATAGTAATAGTTGGTGGAGGTAGTGGCGGAATAACCACCGCCGCCCAATTGTTACTTAAAGACAAAAATCTTGATATTGCAGTAATTGAACCTTCTGAAAAACATTATTATCAACCGGGTTGGACTTTAGCTAGTGGTGGTTTAATCGATCCTGATAAGATAATCCATGACAAAAAAAAAGTAATGCCTAAACAAGTTCATTGGATTAAAGAATTTGTAGCAAAATTTAATCCTGATAACAATAGCCTCATTACTCGTCAAGGCACAGTTGTTAAATATCAATATCTGATTTTGTGTCCCGGATGTCAACTAGATTTACATTTAATTAAAGGTTTAAAAGAAACTTTAGGCAAAAATGGGGTAACGAGCAACTATGCAGGTTTAGGGGGTTACAGTTGGAAGCTAATTGATAATTTCAAAGGGGGTACAGCCATTTTTACTTACCCCAACACACCTATCAAATGTGGGGGTGCGGCACAAAAAGTAATGTATATGGCTGATGCAACTTTCAAGAAAAAAAGTGGTGTAGGTGTTAATAGTGAGGTGATGTTTTGTACAGCAGGTACTAGAATGTTTGGGGTTAAAGAATATTCCGATGTTTTAGATGAAGTTGTGGAAAGACAGGGAATAGAAGTTAAATATCAACATAACCTCAAAGAGATAAAAGCAGATACTAAAGAAGCTATTTTCGATGTAATTACAGCCAATGGCACAAAAGAAGTTATCATTGAATACGATATACTTCATGTTGCACCGCCAATGAGTGCCCCAAATTTTATTAAAGAAAGCCCTTTTGCACAAGAAAATGATGGTATTCAAGGGGGGTGGGTTGATGTTGATAAATATACCCTTCAACACTTACAGTATCCCAATGTTTTCGGATTAGGAGATGCTTCTTCTTTGCCCACTTCAAAAACGGCCGCCGCCGTGCGTGGGCAAGTGCCAATAGTAGTGGAAAATCTACTATCTCTTATGAAATCTCAACCTCTGAAAGCTAAGTATGATGGTTATACTTGTTGCCCGATTATTACCAGTTATAATTCAGTAGTTTTAGCAGAATTTAATTATGAGGGTGAACCCATTTCTTCTTTTTTCATTGATTTAGCAAAAGAGCGTTATAGTATGTTTTTGGTCAAACGGTATCTTTTACCTTGGTTATACTGGAATCGAATGTTAAAAGGTAAACCTTTTGAAACCAGTATCTTGAAAAAATTAGGTTTACTAAAATAA
- a CDS encoding NHLP family bacteriocin export ABC transporter peptidase/permease/ATPase subunit has translation MAFAFLSKLFSSPQTKRVRTPTVIQMEAVECGAAALGIILGYHRRIVPLPELRRECGVSRDGSKASNVLKAARIYGLNAKGFKKSLEEVQKLPPPYIVFWNFNHFLVVEGFVKNKVYLNDPASGPRTITLEEFDQGFTGVVLVFEPGPEFTKGGKKQGIIPALTARLQNSHAAILFCLLTGLFLTIPRLAVPAFTQVFIDEVIVEGRQDWLKPLLLVMLFAVILIGVLARLRLTYLRRLMLKLSISMSGQFLWHTLRLPIGFYAQRYAGEISNRSQLNQKVANILSGQLATTIIDTVMIVFYALIMFLYDWVLTIMVIFFAAINFVALRYLARTRLDANARLAQESGKVAGVAIGGIMTIETVKAAGLESDLFSKFAGYYSKMVNAQQELSLPSQVLSSIPSLLTSLATTAILVVGGFRVMNGNLSIGMLIAYQALTQSFLSPVNNLLNFGSTLQELEADLGRLDDVLANPIDPEVERGEEVETTTQLATVNQDNFKLKGYIELRNISFGYSRLEPPLISNFSLSIKPGQRVALVGGSGSGKSTVAKLVTGLYAPWEGEILFDGIPRTRLSRAVLANSLAMVEQEIFLFAGLVRDNLTLWDSTVPEEYIVQACEDAAIHDLILAMPGGYEGELIEGGMNMSGGQRQRLEIARALVRNPSILVLDEATSALDAETELIIDRNLRRRGCSCVVVAHRLSTIRDCDEIIVLDRGKVVQRGTHEELREQGGIYAQLTSSQETEEEEQEQGVLI, from the coding sequence ATGGCTTTTGCATTTTTATCAAAACTATTTTCTTCTCCCCAAACAAAAAGAGTTCGTACTCCTACAGTCATTCAAATGGAAGCTGTGGAGTGTGGTGCGGCGGCATTGGGGATTATTTTAGGTTATCACCGTCGTATTGTACCCTTACCCGAATTAAGGCGAGAGTGTGGGGTATCCAGAGATGGTAGTAAAGCATCAAACGTATTAAAAGCCGCCAGAATATACGGCTTAAATGCTAAGGGCTTTAAAAAATCCTTAGAAGAAGTACAAAAACTTCCACCCCCTTATATTGTTTTCTGGAATTTTAACCACTTTTTGGTTGTAGAAGGATTCGTAAAAAATAAAGTCTATCTCAACGATCCAGCTTCAGGTCCTAGAACCATTACCCTAGAAGAATTTGACCAAGGTTTCACAGGAGTTGTCTTAGTTTTTGAACCGGGACCAGAGTTTACCAAAGGAGGGAAAAAACAAGGAATTATACCTGCTTTAACTGCCCGTTTACAAAATTCTCACGCCGCAATTTTATTTTGTCTTTTAACGGGTCTATTTTTAACTATTCCCCGATTAGCCGTACCAGCATTTACTCAAGTTTTTATTGATGAGGTGATAGTGGAAGGTCGGCAAGACTGGCTCAAACCGTTATTATTAGTAATGTTATTTGCCGTTATCCTCATAGGGGTTTTAGCAAGATTGAGGTTGACTTATCTGCGAAGATTGATGCTGAAACTGTCGATTTCTATGTCAGGGCAATTTCTGTGGCACACTTTGCGTCTCCCCATTGGTTTTTATGCTCAAAGATACGCAGGAGAAATAAGTAATCGATCGCAGCTTAATCAAAAGGTTGCTAATATTTTATCGGGACAGTTAGCCACAACGATCATTGATACGGTGATGATTGTCTTTTATGCCTTAATCATGTTCCTTTATGATTGGGTATTAACAATAATGGTTATTTTCTTTGCCGCCATTAATTTCGTCGCCCTGAGATATTTAGCCCGTACCAGATTAGATGCCAATGCCAGATTAGCCCAAGAGAGCGGAAAAGTGGCGGGGGTTGCCATTGGGGGAATTATGACCATTGAAACAGTGAAAGCCGCAGGTTTAGAATCAGACTTATTTTCTAAGTTTGCAGGTTATTATTCAAAAATGGTTAATGCTCAACAGGAATTGAGTTTACCCTCTCAAGTTTTATCTTCTATTCCTAGTTTATTAACCTCTCTCGCAACCACAGCTATTTTAGTGGTAGGAGGTTTTCGGGTGATGAATGGCAATCTTAGTATTGGTATGTTGATTGCTTATCAGGCTTTAACTCAAAGTTTTTTATCTCCCGTGAATAACCTACTTAATTTCGGTAGCACTTTACAGGAATTAGAAGCAGATTTAGGACGTTTAGATGATGTTTTAGCCAATCCTATTGATCCTGAAGTAGAAAGAGGGGAAGAAGTAGAAACCACTACCCAACTAGCAACGGTGAATCAAGATAATTTTAAACTAAAAGGTTATATTGAATTACGCAATATTAGTTTTGGTTATAGCCGTTTAGAACCCCCTTTAATCAGTAATTTCAGCTTAAGTATCAAACCGGGGCAAAGAGTGGCTTTAGTGGGGGGCAGTGGTTCAGGTAAATCCACCGTCGCAAAATTAGTAACGGGACTTTATGCACCTTGGGAGGGAGAAATTTTATTTGATGGTATTCCTCGTACCCGTTTATCAAGGGCGGTTTTAGCTAATTCTTTGGCAATGGTAGAGCAGGAAATCTTCCTTTTTGCAGGTTTAGTACGAGATAACTTAACTCTTTGGGATTCTACTGTGCCTGAAGAGTATATTGTTCAAGCCTGTGAAGATGCGGCAATTCATGATTTGATTTTAGCTATGCCGGGGGGTTATGAAGGGGAGTTAATTGAAGGGGGTATGAACATGAGTGGAGGACAGAGACAACGTCTAGAAATTGCACGGGCTTTAGTAAGAAATCCCTCAATTTTGGTCTTGGATGAAGCCACAAGCGCCCTTGATGCGGAAACAGAGTTAATTATCGATCGCAATTTGCGCCGTCGAGGTTGTTCTTGTGTTGTAGTTGCTCACCGATTAAGTACGATTCGAGATTGTGATGAAATTATCGTTTTAGATCGAGGCAAAGTAGTACAACGGGGAACTCATGAGGAACTAAGGGAACAAGGAGGTATTTATGCCCAGTTAACCAGTTCTCAAGAAACCGAAGAAGAAGAACAAGAACAAGGAGTATTGATCTAA
- the clpS gene encoding ATP-dependent Clp protease adapter ClpS, with translation MATQVIQNPQTKANSEKKHHPGYRVLLHNDSFNTMEYVVETLMETVGMNEPQAVSVMMEAHTNGVGLVTVCALEHAEFYCESLKSKGLTSTIEPAE, from the coding sequence ATGGCAACTCAGGTTATTCAAAATCCGCAAACAAAAGCTAATAGTGAAAAAAAACATCATCCGGGTTATCGAGTTTTACTGCATAATGACAGTTTCAATACGATGGAGTATGTGGTAGAAACTTTAATGGAAACCGTTGGAATGAATGAACCTCAAGCAGTTAGTGTAATGATGGAAGCTCATACAAATGGTGTTGGTTTAGTAACAGTATGTGCTTTGGAACACGCTGAGTTTTATTGTGAAAGTTTAAAAAGTAAGGGTTTAACTAGCACGATCGAACCTGCGGAATAA